The following proteins are co-located in the Methanobrevibacter thaueri genome:
- a CDS encoding class I SAM-dependent methyltransferase: MSENDKVNTGHHIEDKELIKNARKPVGELGHQILDRMNKSHESMASWGVTHFEIQEDSKILDIGCGGGRNIERFAEQISDNGRVVGIDYSEVSVEKSIKLNQEAIDRGIVNVLQASVSDMPFYDETFDIVTGFETIYFWPDFINDLAEVNRVLKKGGLVFFCNEAVYREGEMEKYDDLVELLDMKIYSEDVLRESLEKTGFKDFKAYIDEENDWICITAIKI, translated from the coding sequence ATGAGTGAAAACGATAAGGTGAATACAGGTCATCACATTGAGGATAAGGAATTGATCAAGAACGCCAGAAAGCCGGTGGGCGAGCTGGGCCATCAGATCCTTGACAGAATGAACAAGTCCCATGAGTCCATGGCAAGCTGGGGAGTGACCCATTTTGAAATCCAAGAAGACAGCAAAATCCTTGATATTGGCTGTGGCGGTGGAAGAAACATTGAAAGGTTCGCCGAACAGATTTCCGATAACGGAAGGGTTGTCGGAATAGACTATTCAGAGGTGAGCGTTGAAAAGTCAATCAAGCTGAACCAGGAGGCCATTGACAGGGGAATCGTCAACGTGCTTCAGGCATCCGTTTCAGACATGCCGTTCTATGATGAGACATTTGACATTGTGACCGGCTTTGAAACAATTTACTTCTGGCCGGATTTCATCAACGACCTTGCTGAAGTCAACAGGGTTCTTAAAAAAGGTGGATTGGTGTTTTTCTGTAATGAAGCGGTTTATCGTGAAGGAGAGATGGAAAAATACGATGATCTTGTGGAACTCCTGGACATGAAGATATATTCCGAAGATGTTTTAAGGGAATCCCTTGAAAAGACAGGTTTCAAGGATTTCAAGGCATATATTGATGAGGAAAATGATTGGATTTGCATTACAGCAATAAAAATCTAA
- the tgtA gene encoding tRNA guanosine(15) transglycosylase TgtA, with amino-acid sequence MFEIKAKDNMGRVGVLKTKHGDVKTPALMPVIHPRKQAVDVAKYGADIVITNAYLIYKDEDLKAKAVEEGIHKLINFDGPIMTDSGSFQLSVYGDVEITNKEVLEFQELIKTDIGTSLDIPTAPFVDREKAESDMEITLERAREAVEFKKENNIEMLLNSVVQGSTYLDLRRECARELTKLDADLYPIGAVVPLMESYHYRDLVDVVMNSMKELGDDTPRHLMGAGHPMIFALCVAMGCDLFDSAAYILYAEDDRLLSTRGTYKLENLQEMPCSCEVCTKYTPDDLRAMPKEQRRDLIAQHNLHVSFAELRLIRQAIYDGSLMELVEERCRAHPALLEARRQLGLYSRDLEKYDPRSKKSAFFYTGPESLLRPEVIRHLEKLREMPKKRDLIILPPTRKPYSKFTTGKLGEFYIYGEQHEIDLDDADFMVLDIPFGLIPLEIDEVYPLSQNDSPKTRDVDSIEFIEDFINEFVEYYDQVLIHSRVIKDLDIGLYDKYESSQDIRYAKDDVKKVKAIADYQFGVGAGEALFTGNINIEKSKKTGKIRHIYDGKVLIVNMRASDSYLILSKEGAKRLHNKMPYPQNRVVVNKDSEPFALEGKSVFCKFVVECDENIRARDEVLVVNEEDKLLAYGKAMLGACEISQFNTGQAIKTRKGMKK; translated from the coding sequence ATGTTTGAAATTAAAGCAAAAGATAATATGGGCCGTGTTGGAGTCTTGAAAACCAAACACGGTGACGTTAAAACACCCGCACTGATGCCGGTTATCCATCCGAGAAAACAGGCGGTGGATGTTGCCAAATACGGTGCGGACATCGTAATAACCAACGCTTATCTAATTTATAAGGATGAAGACCTAAAGGCCAAGGCGGTCGAGGAGGGCATACATAAGCTCATCAATTTCGACGGACCGATAATGACCGATTCAGGATCCTTCCAGCTTTCAGTGTACGGGGACGTTGAAATCACCAACAAGGAAGTCCTTGAGTTTCAGGAACTGATCAAGACCGACATAGGAACCAGCCTTGACATTCCTACAGCTCCATTCGTCGACCGTGAAAAGGCGGAAAGCGATATGGAAATCACCCTTGAAAGGGCACGCGAAGCTGTTGAGTTCAAGAAGGAAAACAACATTGAGATGCTTCTCAACTCCGTTGTCCAGGGCTCAACATACCTTGACTTGAGGCGTGAATGTGCAAGGGAACTCACTAAGCTGGACGCTGACCTCTACCCGATTGGAGCGGTCGTTCCTCTTATGGAGTCATACCACTACAGGGACCTCGTTGATGTCGTGATGAATTCAATGAAGGAACTGGGAGACGACACACCCCGCCACCTCATGGGAGCGGGCCACCCTATGATTTTCGCATTATGTGTTGCGATGGGATGTGACCTTTTCGATTCAGCGGCATACATCCTTTATGCAGAGGATGACAGGCTTTTGTCCACAAGGGGAACATACAAGCTTGAGAACCTTCAGGAAATGCCATGCTCATGTGAGGTATGCACCAAATACACTCCAGATGACTTAAGGGCAATGCCAAAAGAGCAAAGAAGGGACCTGATAGCTCAGCACAACCTTCACGTGTCATTTGCTGAATTGAGACTTATCAGACAGGCAATATATGACGGAAGTCTGATGGAACTCGTGGAAGAGCGCTGCCGTGCACATCCGGCACTTCTTGAGGCAAGAAGGCAATTGGGACTGTACTCAAGGGACCTGGAGAAGTACGACCCAAGAAGCAAAAAGTCAGCATTCTTCTACACAGGACCGGAATCCCTGCTTAGGCCTGAAGTGATTAGGCACCTTGAAAAGCTCAGGGAAATGCCTAAAAAGCGTGACTTGATAATTCTTCCTCCAACAAGAAAACCTTACTCAAAATTCACAACAGGAAAACTCGGCGAGTTCTACATCTACGGCGAACAGCATGAGATAGACCTGGACGATGCAGACTTCATGGTGCTGGACATTCCTTTCGGATTGATACCATTGGAAATCGACGAGGTCTACCCGTTGAGCCAGAACGACTCTCCTAAAACCCGTGACGTCGACAGCATAGAGTTCATCGAGGATTTCATAAACGAGTTTGTGGAATACTACGACCAGGTGCTGATACATTCAAGGGTCATCAAGGACCTGGACATAGGCCTATATGACAAGTACGAGTCATCACAAGACATCAGGTACGCCAAGGATGACGTCAAGAAGGTCAAGGCGATAGCCGACTACCAGTTCGGTGTTGGCGCCGGCGAGGCACTCTTTACAGGCAACATCAACATAGAAAAGAGTAAGAAGACAGGAAAAATCAGGCACATCTACGACGGAAAGGTCCTGATTGTCAACATGAGGGCATCAGACTCATACCTGATACTGTCAAAAGAGGGAGCAAAAAGGCTCCACAACAAGATGCCGTACCCTCAAAACAGGGTGGTTGTCAACAAGGACTCAGAACCATTCGCACTTGAAGGAAAAAGCGTGTTCTGTAAGTTCGTGGTTGAATGTGATGAGAACATCCGCGCTAGGGATGAGGTCTTGGTAGTCAATGAGGAGGACAAGCTCCTTGCATACGGTAAGGCAATGCTTGGGGCATGCGAAATTTCCCAGTTCAACACAGGACAGGCCATCAAGACACGTAAAGGAATGAAAAAATAG
- a CDS encoding MnmC family methyltransferase, with amino-acid sequence MSYEDDARIISDDIFELVNECFRQERSTRNIESRVNFFDTYNDYFVLTDDGSYSINSKEINHKVETLHTSTGAISESFEKFIKPMKFDYSSDIAVLDICAGLGYNSSAAIADFIKNSNANLTIDMVEISKATFACGLLVPSPIPEHDITKRAIEDELIAQDYATLSLEETEIPENININVYIEDARQTVQNLADNTYDAIFLDPFSQNMAPELFSVEFFKEFRRIIKDDGIVATYTSSAPVREGFIDAGFYIGLGPIFGRKQGGTLASPNPSMLEHSLPRNDEIRIALSDVGIPFRDPGLNGSSEDILERRTEERHNARHNTRISSAVKTPIFLGDEMDDEKLKRRVERNLAKMNIPSTTSDEARYIVEVEDDYHEKQDGENNSTNRILEMKKRLKKVKNEEIIF; translated from the coding sequence ATGAGTTATGAAGACGATGCCCGAATAATCAGCGACGACATTTTTGAATTGGTCAATGAATGTTTCCGTCAGGAAAGAAGTACCCGAAATATTGAAAGTAGAGTTAATTTTTTTGATACTTACAATGATTACTTTGTTTTAACGGATGATGGATCCTATTCTATTAATTCAAAGGAAATAAATCATAAAGTTGAAACGCTACATACATCTACAGGAGCAATAAGTGAGTCATTTGAGAAATTCATCAAGCCGATGAAATTCGACTACTCCTCAGACATTGCCGTTTTGGACATATGTGCAGGATTGGGCTACAATTCATCAGCTGCAATAGCTGACTTCATTAAAAACTCAAATGCCAACCTCACCATAGATATGGTTGAAATATCAAAGGCAACATTCGCCTGCGGACTTCTCGTGCCTTCACCGATACCTGAACATGACATAACCAAAAGGGCAATTGAGGATGAGCTCATAGCACAGGATTATGCTACATTGAGCCTTGAGGAAACAGAAATTCCAGAAAACATCAACATTAACGTGTACATTGAGGATGCAAGGCAGACCGTCCAGAATCTGGCTGACAACACCTATGACGCCATATTTCTCGACCCGTTCAGCCAAAACATGGCCCCCGAACTATTTTCTGTCGAATTTTTCAAGGAATTCAGACGCATAATCAAGGATGACGGAATAGTTGCAACCTATACCTCATCAGCGCCCGTTAGGGAAGGATTCATCGATGCGGGCTTCTACATTGGCCTGGGCCCGATATTCGGAAGAAAGCAGGGAGGAACACTTGCAAGCCCAAACCCCTCAATGCTTGAGCATTCCCTTCCGAGAAATGATGAGATAAGAATAGCATTGTCCGATGTCGGAATACCATTCAGGGACCCTGGATTGAACGGTTCAAGCGAGGACATCCTGGAGAGGAGAACCGAGGAAAGGCACAACGCACGTCACAACACCAGAATATCATCTGCTGTGAAAACACCGATATTTCTGGGCGATGAAATGGATGACGAGAAGCTGAAAAGACGCGTTGAGAGAAATCTTGCCAAGATGAACATTCCATCAACAACCTCCGACGAAGCCAGATACATCGTTGAAGTTGAGGATGACTATCATGAAAAACAGGACGGCGAGAACAATTCAACAAATCGCATTTTGGAAATGAAAAAAAGATTAAAAAAAGTAAAAAATGAGGAAATTATATTTTAA
- a CDS encoding MSCRAMM family protein, which yields MFNKKITLILMTLVFMLSISAVAAVDSNSTDDMAAGELDEEPPSADVEVLSADETDAAQENYTLKGSDVSMYYKGDSSYKVTLYDDENPVQNTNVTLKLNGEEFVRTTDSSGQVSLKIDLNPGTYTISAIFGNITTTNKIKILPVIKGQDVTKPYKSAKKYTATFLDSNGKPLKNTEVKFKLNGKTYTKKTNSNGVASLALDLKPGKYVVYAIHPNGYQISNSITVKSSVTSSDLKKYYKGSKKFKAKFYGANGKVLKKKYVKFYVKGYYIYKKTNSKGVASIPAGFAPGTYKIISINPKTGEKKTNTITIMKPLSANSMTVFTDKTSKFTVTLHKPDGKLAKNKKMTIYVDGAKKTVKTNSDGVATVKFKMERGTYVFKSVDPYTKYTLSKKVTVKLASVKAVDIGAIENTPSTYQATLLQQNGKVAKNTKMMISINGVEHIVKTDSKGIAKVAFNLPIGKYKVVCKDLDTGYSVTRQISVIRHETGIAYNQYGVSEDGRTLLVVGRPSAAGEESTYGYKFYMTEFDRTCPYCGSHEIYWGIFWAGSETADEGVFPFTGKVEQGSAEGNIFCIDCDCDFSIFGHNHDGSGRDLTVIWGPEPSSKEVAYILKSGNYIKI from the coding sequence ATGTTTAATAAGAAAATTACTTTAATTTTAATGACACTTGTTTTCATGTTGTCAATATCAGCAGTTGCTGCAGTTGACTCAAACTCAACTGACGACATGGCCGCAGGTGAGTTGGATGAGGAACCTCCATCGGCTGATGTAGAGGTATTATCCGCAGATGAAACTGACGCTGCTCAGGAAAATTACACTCTAAAGGGTAGCGATGTCAGTATGTATTATAAGGGCGATTCCTCTTATAAGGTAACCCTGTATGACGATGAAAATCCGGTTCAAAATACAAATGTCACATTGAAACTCAATGGTGAAGAGTTCGTTAGGACAACAGACTCTTCAGGTCAGGTTTCACTGAAGATCGATTTGAATCCGGGAACATACACAATTTCAGCTATTTTTGGCAATATAACAACTACAAACAAAATTAAAATATTGCCTGTAATCAAGGGCCAGGATGTTACAAAGCCATACAAGAGCGCAAAGAAATACACTGCAACTTTCTTGGATTCCAACGGCAAGCCATTAAAGAACACTGAGGTCAAGTTCAAGCTCAACGGCAAGACATATACCAAAAAGACAAATTCAAATGGTGTCGCAAGCCTTGCATTGGATTTGAAACCAGGAAAATATGTGGTCTATGCAATACATCCAAACGGATATCAGATTTCAAACAGCATAACTGTAAAGTCATCAGTTACATCATCTGATTTGAAAAAGTATTATAAAGGCTCTAAAAAGTTCAAGGCCAAATTCTATGGTGCCAACGGCAAGGTTCTTAAGAAGAAATATGTCAAATTCTATGTTAAAGGATATTATATATACAAGAAAACCAACAGTAAAGGTGTTGCGTCAATTCCGGCAGGATTCGCACCGGGAACATATAAGATCATATCAATAAATCCGAAAACCGGTGAGAAAAAGACAAATACCATTACAATCATGAAACCTTTATCTGCAAATTCCATGACAGTATTTACAGACAAGACTTCAAAGTTCACCGTGACTTTGCATAAGCCGGACGGTAAATTGGCCAAGAATAAGAAAATGACCATTTATGTTGATGGTGCTAAAAAGACTGTCAAGACCAACTCAGATGGTGTTGCAACCGTCAAGTTCAAGATGGAAAGGGGAACTTACGTCTTCAAGTCAGTTGACCCATACACCAAATACACATTGAGCAAGAAGGTTACAGTCAAGCTGGCTTCCGTCAAGGCTGTTGACATAGGAGCCATTGAAAACACTCCTTCAACATATCAGGCAACACTCCTGCAGCAGAACGGTAAGGTTGCAAAAAACACCAAGATGATGATTTCAATCAATGGTGTTGAGCATATAGTCAAGACCGATTCCAAGGGAATTGCTAAGGTCGCTTTCAATTTGCCAATCGGTAAATACAAGGTTGTATGTAAGGATTTGGATACCGGTTATTCTGTAACCAGGCAAATTTCCGTCATCAGGCATGAAACTGGAATTGCATACAATCAGTATGGTGTTTCAGAAGATGGAAGAACCCTTCTAGTGGTCGGAAGACCGTCCGCCGCTGGTGAAGAGAGCACGTATGGATATAAATTCTACATGACTGAATTCGACAGGACCTGTCCGTACTGTGGAAGCCATGAAATTTACTGGGGCATATTCTGGGCGGGATCTGAAACCGCCGATGAGGGAGTATTCCCTTTCACTGGTAAGGTGGAGCAAGGCAGTGCAGAGGGCAATATCTTCTGTATAGATTGTGACTGTGACTTCTCAATATTCGGACACAACCATGACGGTTCCGGAAGGGACTTGACAGTCATCTGGGGTCCAGAACCATCTTCAAAAGAAGTGGCATACATACTTAAGAGTGGAAATTACATTAAAATATAA
- the glmS gene encoding glutamine--fructose-6-phosphate transaminase (isomerizing) — protein sequence MCGIVGCILKEDEDVAPILFDCISKLEYRGYDSIGLATFSGDKIHIKKDKGKIEEVDKKLNLTDMPGNFGIAHVRWATHGDPSKLNSHPHVDEDSTIAVVHNGIIENYLEIKEKLILEGHVFKSDTDTEVIPHLIQKFMAEKFDLEHAVRKTIDVIKGAYAIAAISKNEPDKIVATRKDSPLIVGIGQDGYYLASDSPAILKYARDIIYPEKGEIVIIDKDGVVVHDEFDNVVNKEIDTINWTPEMAEKEGYDHFMIKEINEQATAVRNTLTQKESIQEIIDDVGDLQRICFVACGTSYHASLTGKYLIESLAGIPTDVILASEFKYSANTLNEDTLVIFISQSGETADSLKALDVANQTSKTLGIVNVAGSSITRRAQYVIQTQAGPEIGVAATKTYVAQLTAIYLFAALISKNAELLKELDKVPDFIDEALESVEQVKELSKRYNYARDFFYLGRGYSYPTALEGALKLKEITYIHGEGYAAGELKHGPLALIDEGIPVVVVIPPGDNYFKTMSNLEEVKSRGANVLAIGSADDESLKAKSSDVIGINAEVKEIIAPLVYIVPLQLIAYYITLEKGHDPDKPKNLAKCVTVE from the coding sequence ATGTGTGGAATCGTAGGCTGCATATTGAAGGAAGATGAAGATGTGGCGCCAATACTCTTTGACTGCATATCCAAATTGGAATACCGTGGATATGACTCCATTGGCCTTGCTACCTTCAGTGGAGATAAAATACACATCAAGAAGGATAAGGGAAAAATAGAAGAGGTGGACAAAAAGCTCAATCTAACTGACATGCCTGGAAACTTCGGTATAGCACACGTGAGATGGGCAACACACGGTGACCCATCAAAACTGAACTCACACCCTCATGTTGATGAAGACAGCACTATAGCGGTGGTTCACAATGGAATTATTGAAAATTATTTGGAAATAAAGGAAAAGCTGATACTTGAAGGGCATGTTTTCAAATCAGACACAGACACTGAAGTCATCCCTCACCTGATTCAGAAGTTCATGGCCGAAAAGTTCGACCTTGAGCATGCCGTGAGAAAAACAATCGATGTCATTAAGGGGGCATACGCAATAGCCGCAATCTCCAAAAACGAACCTGACAAGATTGTCGCAACACGTAAGGACTCCCCACTGATTGTTGGAATAGGTCAGGACGGCTATTACCTTGCATCAGACTCACCTGCTATCCTTAAATACGCAAGAGACATAATCTATCCCGAAAAGGGAGAGATAGTCATCATCGATAAGGATGGAGTCGTTGTTCATGACGAATTTGACAATGTGGTCAACAAGGAGATAGACACAATCAACTGGACACCTGAAATGGCCGAGAAGGAAGGCTATGACCATTTCATGATTAAGGAGATCAATGAACAGGCAACTGCCGTCAGAAACACATTGACTCAAAAGGAGAGCATTCAGGAAATAATCGATGATGTGGGCGACCTTCAAAGGATATGCTTTGTTGCCTGCGGAACATCATACCACGCTTCCCTGACAGGAAAATATCTGATTGAATCCCTTGCGGGTATTCCTACAGATGTAATTCTTGCATCAGAGTTCAAATACTCTGCTAATACCTTGAATGAGGACACATTGGTGATATTCATATCCCAATCAGGCGAAACCGCAGACTCACTCAAGGCATTGGACGTTGCAAACCAGACATCCAAGACACTGGGAATAGTCAATGTGGCAGGTTCATCAATAACAAGAAGGGCCCAATATGTCATCCAGACACAGGCAGGGCCTGAAATTGGTGTGGCCGCAACCAAGACATATGTTGCACAGCTGACAGCAATTTATCTCTTTGCAGCATTGATTTCCAAAAATGCTGAACTCCTAAAAGAGCTTGACAAGGTTCCGGACTTCATTGATGAGGCATTGGAAAGCGTTGAGCAGGTCAAGGAACTGTCAAAAAGATATAATTATGCTCGTGACTTCTTCTACCTCGGAAGGGGCTACTCATACCCTACAGCACTTGAGGGTGCATTGAAGCTTAAGGAAATCACATATATTCATGGTGAAGGATATGCTGCAGGAGAGCTTAAGCACGGTCCTTTGGCCTTGATTGACGAAGGAATTCCTGTAGTGGTTGTAATTCCTCCTGGAGACAATTACTTCAAGACAATGAGTAATCTGGAAGAGGTCAAGTCCCGTGGAGCAAATGTGCTTGCAATAGGATCTGCCGATGACGAGTCACTCAAGGCAAAATCAAGTGACGTAATCGGAATCAATGCTGAGGTCAAGGAAATAATTGCGCCTCTGGTCTACATTGTGCCATTGCAACTGATAGCATATTACATCACTCTTGAAAAGGGTCACGACCCTGACAAGCCTAAGAATTTGGCGAAATGTGTAACTGTTGAATAA
- the cobA gene encoding uroporphyrinogen-III C-methyltransferase, with amino-acid sequence MVVYLIGAGPGDADLITLKAVKALNKADVVLYDYLANEEILAHAPETAERIYVGKKAGEHYKTQDQINELIIAQAEKHENVVRLKGGDPFVFGRGGEEILALMEHDIKFEVIPGVTSAIGAPTSLGLPVTHRAVATSVTIVTGHEDPTKPESQVHWDYTADTLIILMGIGNIKENTAEIMKYRSADTPVCVVESGTLPDENLVFGTLGDISDKKINTPAIMIIGDVVNMYKEIYEYQR; translated from the coding sequence ATGGTAGTTTATTTAATTGGTGCAGGACCTGGAGATGCTGATTTAATAACTCTTAAGGCCGTAAAGGCTCTAAACAAAGCTGATGTTGTATTGTATGATTATTTGGCTAATGAAGAAATATTGGCTCATGCTCCTGAAACTGCAGAAAGAATATATGTGGGTAAAAAAGCAGGAGAACATTACAAAACTCAAGACCAAATCAATGAATTGATTATAGCCCAGGCCGAAAAGCATGAGAATGTGGTCAGGCTCAAGGGCGGAGACCCTTTTGTCTTCGGTCGTGGAGGAGAAGAGATATTGGCTTTAATGGAACATGATATCAAATTTGAAGTAATTCCAGGTGTTACTTCAGCTATTGGAGCACCAACCTCTCTTGGACTACCTGTAACCCATAGGGCAGTGGCAACATCCGTCACAATCGTGACCGGCCATGAGGACCCTACAAAACCCGAAAGCCAGGTGCACTGGGATTATACTGCAGACACATTAATCATATTAATGGGAATAGGCAACATTAAGGAAAATACTGCTGAAATAATGAAATACCGCTCAGCCGACACACCGGTATGTGTGGTTGAAAGCGGAACACTGCCTGATGAGAACCTGGTGTTCGGAACATTGGGAGACATTTCAGACAAGAAAATCAACACTCCTGCAATAATGATTATAGGGGATGTTGTTAACATGTATAAGGAAATTTACGAATATCAAAGGTGA
- the purQ gene encoding phosphoribosylformylglycinamidine synthase subunit PurQ, protein MKIGVIRFPGTNCDRDVAKAIELAGMTPEYIWWSEEKLTDYDGIVIPGGFSYGDYLRAGAMASITPVIDGIKELVKEEKPVLGICNGAQILGEIGLVPGIFITNEYPKFNCEWVELKVGTSRTPFTKAFKKDQIIRLPIAHAEGRFYTENMDLLKDQDQIVLQFEGKNPNGSMEAITSVCDESGLVCAMMPHPERACEELFGSDDGLNFFKGFL, encoded by the coding sequence ATGAAAATTGGAGTGATAAGATTTCCAGGAACAAATTGCGACCGTGATGTTGCAAAAGCAATAGAACTCGCAGGCATGACTCCCGAATATATCTGGTGGAGTGAGGAGAAGCTCACAGACTATGACGGTATCGTTATTCCTGGCGGATTTTCATATGGGGATTACCTGAGGGCAGGTGCCATGGCATCCATTACCCCAGTCATTGATGGAATTAAGGAATTGGTGAAAGAGGAAAAACCTGTTTTAGGAATCTGTAACGGTGCACAGATTTTGGGTGAAATCGGACTCGTTCCGGGGATTTTCATCACAAACGAGTATCCTAAATTCAACTGTGAATGGGTTGAGCTCAAGGTTGGAACCTCAAGGACACCGTTCACAAAGGCATTCAAGAAAGACCAAATCATCAGGCTTCCGATAGCACACGCTGAAGGAAGGTTCTACACCGAAAACATGGACCTTCTCAAGGATCAGGACCAAATCGTATTGCAGTTCGAAGGCAAAAACCCTAACGGTTCAATGGAAGCAATCACAAGCGTCTGCGACGAGTCCGGCCTTGTATGTGCAATGATGCCTCACCCTGAAAGGGCATGTGAGGAACTTTTCGGTTCAGATGACGGTTTAAACTTCTTTAAAGGATTCTTATAA
- the purS gene encoding phosphoribosylformylglycinamidine synthase subunit PurS encodes MLFDIEVKISLKSGMLNPEATTIERSLELLGYEVSNMKTVEILKFQMEGEDREAIRENVVDMCERLLCNPVIHDYKINVIPQNMACGK; translated from the coding sequence ATGTTATTTGATATTGAAGTTAAAATCTCTTTGAAAAGCGGTATGTTAAACCCTGAAGCAACAACAATCGAAAGATCTCTCGAATTGCTTGGATATGAAGTGTCCAACATGAAAACCGTTGAAATCCTCAAGTTCCAAATGGAAGGGGAAGACAGGGAAGCAATAAGAGAAAACGTCGTTGACATGTGTGAAAGATTGCTCTGCAATCCTGTAATTCACGATTATAAAATTAACGTTATTCCACAGAACATGGCTTGCGGTAAATAG
- the purC gene encoding phosphoribosylaminoimidazolesuccinocarboxamide synthase → MNKKELINSGKVKSVFTTDDDDKVIIEFRDDMTAGDGERKEVMNKKGAYNAVISAKIFKVLEENGVETQFIDLPEPDVMLARKLDMIPIEVIVRNIATGSLIRKYPIADGTRLEPPIVQMDFKADEYHDPMLNDSIIKALGIATQEEIDTLTEKALKINEVLKEFFADAGIILVDYKVEFGKDKDGNIILGDEISPDSCRLWDSETLDMLDKELFRKGKDDEVMEAYVEVYNRIIPDDEKVI, encoded by the coding sequence ATGAACAAAAAAGAGTTAATAAATAGTGGAAAAGTAAAAAGCGTATTCACCACAGATGACGACGATAAGGTAATCATCGAGTTTAGGGATGACATGACTGCAGGCGACGGTGAACGCAAGGAAGTAATGAACAAGAAAGGAGCTTACAATGCGGTTATTTCAGCTAAGATCTTTAAGGTTTTAGAGGAAAACGGCGTGGAAACCCAATTCATTGACTTGCCTGAACCTGACGTTATGCTTGCCCGCAAGCTTGACATGATTCCGATTGAAGTTATTGTGAGAAATATTGCAACAGGCAGTTTAATTCGCAAATACCCAATCGCAGACGGTACAAGACTTGAACCGCCAATTGTACAAATGGATTTCAAGGCTGACGAATACCATGATCCGATGTTGAATGATTCAATCATCAAGGCATTAGGAATCGCAACACAGGAAGAAATCGACACCCTAACCGAAAAGGCATTGAAAATCAATGAAGTGCTCAAGGAATTCTTCGCAGATGCAGGAATCATCCTCGTGGACTACAAGGTCGAATTCGGTAAGGACAAGGATGGAAACATCATTTTAGGTGACGAAATCTCCCCGGACAGCTGCAGATTATGGGACAGTGAAACCCTGGATATGCTGGACAAGGAACTGTTCAGGAAAGGAAAGGACGATGAAGTGATGGAAGCTTATGTTGAAGTGTACAATAGAATTATTCCAGATGATGAAAAGGTGATTTAG
- a CDS encoding flagellar protein, FliL: MKGFILVILAIIAVVIVAGGAAALHVMNQAGIGIEDINPSNVGDVVDKVSNVASSDSSSSSSGDSVVDKVSDIVSEEVKFNAQNGEGYYREVTYRDGGFRQYDTETGELIGSSYDSDQGKLPSME; encoded by the coding sequence ATGAAAGGCTTTATTTTAGTTATTTTGGCAATAATTGCGGTTGTGATTGTTGCTGGTGGCGCCGCAGCACTTCATGTAATGAACCAGGCAGGTATTGGAATTGAGGATATCAATCCAAGTAATGTGGGTGATGTTGTGGATAAAGTAAGTAATGTTGCATCTTCTGATTCAAGCAGCTCTTCATCTGGTGATTCAGTGGTTGATAAGGTAAGCGATATTGTAAGTGAAGAAGTGAAATTCAACGCCCAAAACGGTGAGGGATACTATCGTGAGGTCACATACCGTGATGGCGGATTCAGACAATACGATACTGAAACCGGTGAGCTTATAGGTTCATCATACGATTCAGATCAAGGCAAGCTTCCAAGCATGGAATGA